The Deinococcus humi genome has a segment encoding these proteins:
- a CDS encoding HK97 family phage prohead protease, producing MTNRTTDPSLKPGQYLVAQVRTVQDATDGAVKIAGVANDSSVTDSFGTRIKFSQRALDGFKTNPVLLFNHDTDNPIGTVTSVEYRGSQLWAEAEIHPDARTPAGASITALVRSGVLRAFSVRFDEYKQERAADHISIQADAMDELSVVTLPSNKPSLFQARAKGVKLHGAEEIITAEEVGRALDARSDETRAAGVLEHQTLSSRLYAAINEMSDWRCQLIAIYDDFCVYVDYESRRYFRKEYSVDESGNVSLGGEAVEVLPQWQAVGEVATERQADSVMFRLSEADIQAVSARVVAELDAKEARTARNVPEPPAIVPMPAETPPEQPAEVGPTLDDVRQALRSVAQTSPRPPAG from the coding sequence ATGACGAACAGAACGACAGACCCGAGCCTGAAGCCCGGCCAGTATCTGGTGGCCCAGGTTCGCACGGTGCAGGACGCCACGGACGGCGCGGTGAAGATCGCGGGCGTGGCGAATGACTCAAGTGTGACGGACAGCTTTGGCACGCGCATCAAGTTCTCTCAACGCGCCTTGGACGGCTTCAAAACCAACCCAGTGCTCCTCTTCAACCATGATACCGATAATCCCATTGGTACGGTCACGAGTGTGGAATACCGGGGCAGTCAACTATGGGCCGAAGCGGAGATTCACCCGGACGCCCGGACGCCTGCTGGGGCCAGCATTACCGCCCTTGTGCGGAGCGGGGTTCTGCGGGCTTTCTCCGTGCGCTTTGACGAGTACAAGCAGGAGCGGGCCGCCGATCACATCAGCATCCAGGCCGATGCGATGGATGAACTGAGCGTGGTGACCTTGCCCAGCAACAAGCCCAGCCTGTTCCAGGCCCGCGCTAAGGGCGTCAAGCTGCATGGCGCGGAAGAGATCATCACGGCGGAAGAGGTGGGGCGTGCCCTGGATGCCCGCAGTGATGAGACGCGAGCGGCGGGCGTGCTGGAACACCAGACCCTCTCCAGCCGCCTGTATGCCGCCATCAATGAGATGAGCGACTGGCGCTGCCAACTCATCGCCATTTATGACGATTTTTGCGTGTACGTGGACTATGAGAGCCGCCGATATTTCCGCAAGGAATACAGCGTCGATGAGTCCGGCAACGTCAGTCTGGGCGGCGAAGCTGTAGAGGTGCTGCCCCAGTGGCAGGCTGTGGGCGAGGTTGCCACTGAACGTCAGGCGGATAGCGTGATGTTTCGCCTGTCGGAAGCTGACATTCAGGCTGTTTCGGCCCGTGTTGTGGCCGAATTGGATGCCAAAGAGGCCAGAACCGCCCGAAACGTGCCAGAACCGCCCGCAATCGTTCCGATGCCCGCCGAAACTCCGCCGGAACAGCCAGCGGAAGTCGGCCCCACTCTGGATGATGTTCGACAGGCTTTGCGAAGCGTGGCTCAGACAAGCCCCCGCCCTCCAGCAGGCTAG
- a CDS encoding phage major capsid protein — protein MPLTPEELKQIRETFSEELTTARAADQAEIARLKAEKEAAETEAETQRGAAEAANRRPPIYGGDTTPGAGIRSVPMSKEERQHHVIQRIGNAARGLAVAARSGGNIRAADFIEQTYGDKATADAVTRSLSTGVAGDGGNLVETQYAADMIELLYPMAAVRGSGAQVIPMPNGNLTIHRQNGGVSGAYAGELNNLPVQQPTTDIVQLNAKKLAVIVPASNELLHDTTGRVNQMIVDDIGMGLSLREDLAFLRGDGTSNTPTGILNQVAAGNKVTYATLTAALGGLRALIRGANIPMRRMGWIFNSDVESRFYNVLSTTGEYIYREEMDAGRLLGVPYKISNQIPSNLTTAGGTAGTELYFGDWSEVLIGEALALALDTSTEGSYFNGTTLVNAFSTDQTLFRARTRHDLALRHNKALAVGRVDLATVTDR, from the coding sequence ATGCCACTGACCCCCGAAGAGCTGAAGCAGATTCGTGAAACCTTCAGCGAAGAGCTGACCACCGCCCGCGCTGCCGATCAGGCCGAGATTGCCCGCCTGAAGGCCGAGAAGGAAGCGGCAGAAACCGAGGCCGAAACCCAGCGCGGTGCTGCTGAAGCTGCCAACCGCCGCCCCCCGATTTATGGAGGCGACACCACCCCCGGCGCTGGCATTCGTAGCGTGCCAATGAGCAAGGAAGAGCGTCAGCACCATGTCATTCAGCGCATCGGCAATGCTGCGCGTGGTTTGGCCGTGGCCGCCCGCAGTGGTGGCAACATCCGCGCCGCTGACTTCATTGAGCAGACGTATGGCGACAAGGCCACTGCTGATGCTGTCACCCGTTCGCTCAGCACGGGCGTGGCTGGGGACGGCGGGAATCTGGTGGAAACCCAGTACGCCGCTGACATGATCGAACTGCTGTACCCGATGGCCGCCGTGCGCGGTTCGGGCGCACAGGTGATCCCGATGCCCAACGGCAACCTCACCATTCACCGCCAGAACGGTGGCGTGAGCGGTGCCTACGCGGGTGAGTTGAACAACCTGCCCGTGCAGCAGCCCACCACGGACATTGTGCAACTGAACGCCAAGAAGCTGGCCGTGATCGTGCCCGCCTCGAACGAGCTGCTGCATGACACCACGGGCCGCGTCAACCAGATGATCGTTGACGATATCGGGATGGGCCTGAGCCTGCGCGAGGACCTGGCTTTCCTGCGCGGTGACGGCACCTCCAACACGCCCACCGGCATCCTGAATCAGGTGGCGGCAGGCAACAAGGTCACCTACGCCACCCTGACGGCTGCGCTGGGCGGCCTGCGGGCGCTGATCCGTGGTGCGAACATCCCGATGCGTCGCATGGGCTGGATTTTCAACAGTGACGTGGAAAGCCGGTTCTACAACGTGCTGTCCACCACGGGCGAATACATCTATCGCGAGGAAATGGACGCCGGACGCCTGCTGGGCGTGCCGTACAAGATCAGCAACCAGATTCCCAGCAACCTGACCACCGCAGGCGGAACGGCAGGGACGGAACTGTACTTCGGTGACTGGAGCGAGGTGCTGATCGGGGAAGCGCTGGCGCTGGCGCTGGACACCTCCACTGAAGGCAGCTACTTCAACGGCACCACCCTCGTCAACGCCTTCTCCACCGATCAGACGCTGTTCCGTGCCCGGACCCGGCATGACCTGGCCCTGCGCCACAACAAAGCGCTGGCCGTGGGCCGCGTTGATCTGGCAACCGTCACTGATCGCTAA